One genomic window of Streptococcus mitis includes the following:
- a CDS encoding glucosaminidase domain-containing protein has protein sequence MKKLRFVFLALLFFLARPESAMASDGTWQGKQYLKADGNQAANEWIFDAHYQSWFYIKEDANYAENEWLKQGDDYFYLKSGGYMAKSEWIEDKGVLYYLDQDGKMKRNAWLGASYVGATGAKVIEDWVYDSQYDAWFYIKADGQHAEKEWLQIKGKDYYFKSGGYLLTSQWIEQAYVSASGAKVQQGWLFDKQYQSWFYIKDNGNHADKEWIFENGHYYYLKSGGYMAVNEWIWDKESWFYLKSDGKMAEKEWIYDSKNQAWYYFKFGGYMAKNETIDGHQLGSDGKWLGEKATNENAAYYQVVPVTANVYNADGEKLSYISQGSVVWLDKDRKSDDKRLAITISGLSGYMKTEDLQALDASKDFIPYYESDGHRLYHYVAQNASIPVAAHLSDMEVGKKYYSADGLHFEGFNLENPFLFKDLTEVTNYSAEDLDKVFSLLNINNSLLENKGVTFKEAEEHYHINALYLLAHSALESDWGRSKIAKDKNNFFGITAYDTTPYLSAKTFDDVDKGILGASKWIKENYIDRGRTFLGNKASGMNVEYASDPYWGEKIASVMMKINEKLGGKD, from the coding sequence CCAGAGAGTGCAATGGCTAGTGATGGTACTTGGCAAGGAAAACAATACCTGAAAGCAGATGGGAATCAAGCAGCTAATGAGTGGATTTTTGATGCTCACTATCAATCTTGGTTTTATATAAAAGAAGATGCTAACTATGCTGAAAATGAATGGCTAAAGCAAGGTGACGACTATTTTTACCTCAAATCTGGTGGCTATATGGCCAAGTCAGAATGGATAGAAGACAAGGGAGTCCTATATTATCTTGACCAAGATGGAAAGATGAAAAGAAATGCTTGGCTAGGAGCTTCCTATGTCGGTGCTACAGGTGCCAAGGTAATAGAAGACTGGGTCTATGATTCTCAATATGATGCTTGGTTTTATATCAAAGCAGATGGACAACACGCAGAGAAAGAATGGCTCCAAATTAAGGGCAAGGACTATTATTTCAAATCCGGTGGTTATTTACTGACAAGTCAGTGGATTGAACAGGCTTATGTGAGTGCTAGTGGCGCTAAAGTACAGCAAGGTTGGCTTTTTGACAAACAATACCAATCTTGGTTTTATATCAAAGACAATGGAAATCATGCTGATAAAGAATGGATTTTCGAAAATGGTCACTATTATTATCTAAAATCCGGTGGCTATATGGCAGTCAATGAATGGATTTGGGATAAGGAGTCATGGTTTTATCTAAAATCTGATGGCAAAATGGCTGAGAAAGAATGGATATACGATTCTAAAAATCAAGCCTGGTACTACTTCAAATTCGGTGGCTACATGGCAAAAAATGAGACTATTGATGGTCATCAGCTAGGAAGCGATGGTAAATGGCTTGGAGAAAAAGCTACAAACGAAAATGCTGCTTACTATCAAGTAGTACCTGTCACAGCAAATGTTTATAATGCAGATGGTGAAAAGCTGTCCTATATATCGCAAGGTAGTGTTGTTTGGCTAGATAAGGATAGAAAAAGTGATGACAAGCGCCTGGCTATTACTATTTCTGGTTTGTCAGGCTATATGAAAACAGAAGATTTACAAGCACTAGATGCTAGTAAGGACTTTATCCCTTATTATGAGAGTGATGGACACCGTCTTTATCACTATGTGGCTCAGAATGCTAGTATCCCAGTAGCTGCTCATCTTTCTGATATGGAAGTAGGCAAGAAATATTATTCGGCAGATGGCCTGCATTTTGAAGGTTTTAACCTTGAAAATCCCTTCCTTTTTAAAGATTTGACAGAGGTTACAAACTATAGTGCTGAAGACTTGGATAAGGTATTTAGTTTGCTAAATATTAATAATAGCCTCTTGGAGAACAAGGGAGTTACTTTTAAGGAAGCCGAAGAACATTATCATATCAATGCCCTTTACCTCCTTGCCCATAGTGCCTTAGAAAGCGACTGGGGACGTAGCAAGATTGCCAAAGATAAGAATAATTTCTTTGGAATTACAGCCTATGATACGACCCCGTACCTTTCTGCCAAGACATTTGATGATGTGGATAAGGGAATTTTAGGTGCAAGCAAGTGGATTAAGGAAAATTATATCGATAGGGGCAGAACTTTCCTTGGAAACAAGGCATCTGGTATGAATGTGGAATATGCCTCAGACCCTTATTGGGGCGAAAAAATTGCTAGTGTGATGATGAAAATCAATGAGAAACTAGGTGGTAAAGATTAG
- the pavA gene encoding Rqc2 family fibronectin-binding protein PavA, whose amino-acid sequence MSFDGFFLHHMVEELQSKLVNGRIQKINQPFEQELVLQIRSNRQSHRLLLSAHPVFGRIQLTQTTFENPAQPSTFIMVLRKYLQGALIESIEQVENDRIVEITVSNKNEIGDHIQATLIIEIMGKHSNILLVDKSSHKILEVIKHVGFSQNSYRTLLPGSTYIAPPSTESLNPFTIKDEKLFEILQTQETRAKNLQNLFQGLGRDTANELESILVSDKLSTFRNFFNQETKPCLTETSFSPVPFANQVGEPFASLSDLLDTYYKDKAERDRVKQQASELIRRVENELQKNRHKLKKQEKELLATDNAEEFRQKGELLTTFLHQVPNDQEQVILDNYYTNQPITIALDKALTPNQNAQRYFKRYQKLKEAVKYLTDLIEETKATILYLESVETVLNQAGLEEITEIREELIQTGFIRRRQREKIQKRKKPEQYLASDGKTIIYVGRNNLQNEELTFKMARKEELWFHAKDIPGSHVVISGNLDPSDEVKTDAAELAAYFSQGRLSNLVQVDMIEVKKLNKPTGGKPGFVTYTGQKTLRVTPDPEKIASMKKS is encoded by the coding sequence ATGTCATTTGACGGATTTTTTTTACACCACATGGTTGAGGAATTGCAAAGCAAGTTGGTCAATGGTCGCATTCAGAAAATCAATCAGCCTTTTGAACAAGAGTTGGTCTTGCAAATCCGCAGCAATCGCCAAAGTCATCGCCTGCTCCTTTCTGCTCACCCAGTTTTTGGACGCATTCAGCTGACCCAAACGACTTTTGAAAATCCAGCCCAACCTTCTACCTTTATCATGGTTTTGAGAAAGTATTTGCAGGGGGCCCTGATTGAGTCGATTGAGCAAGTGGAAAATGACCGCATTGTGGAAATCACGGTTTCCAATAAAAATGAGATTGGAGACCATATCCAGGCTACCTTGATTATCGAAATTATGGGTAAACACAGTAATATTCTACTGGTTGATAAAAGTAGTCATAAAATCCTCGAAGTTATTAAACACGTCGGCTTTTCACAAAATAGCTACCGCACCTTGTTGCCTGGATCGACCTATATCGCTCCGCCAAGCACGGAATCGCTCAATCCTTTCACGATCAAGGATGAAAAGCTCTTTGAAATCCTACAAACTCAGGAAACGAGAGCTAAGAACCTTCAAAACCTCTTTCAAGGTCTGGGACGTGATACGGCAAATGAATTGGAAAGCATACTGGTTAGTGATAAACTATCTACTTTCCGTAACTTTTTCAATCAAGAAACCAAACCATGCTTGACTGAGACCTCCTTCAGCCCAGTTCCTTTTGCAAATCAGGTGGGAGAGCCTTTTGCCAGTCTTTCTGATTTGTTGGATACCTACTATAAGGATAAGGCTGAACGCGACCGTGTCAAACAACAAGCCAGTGAACTCATTCGCCGTGTTGAAAATGAACTGCAGAAAAATCGCCATAAGCTGAAAAAACAAGAAAAAGAGTTACTAGCGACAGACAACGCTGAAGAATTTCGTCAAAAAGGGGAATTGCTGACAACCTTCCTCCATCAAGTGCCTAACGACCAAGAACAGGTTATCCTAGACAACTACTACACCAATCAACCTATCACGATTGCGCTTGATAAGGCCTTGACTCCCAACCAGAATGCCCAACGCTATTTTAAACGGTATCAGAAACTCAAAGAAGCTGTCAAATACTTGACTGATCTGATTGAGGAAACCAAGGCAACCATTCTCTATCTGGAAAGTGTAGAAACCGTCCTTAACCAAGCTGGACTGGAAGAAATCACTGAAATCCGTGAAGAATTGATTCAAACTGGCTTTATCCGCAGAAGACAACGGGAGAAAATCCAGAAACGCAAAAAGCCAGAACAATATCTAGCAAGCGATGGCAAAACCATCATCTATGTCGGCCGAAACAACCTACAAAACGAGGAGCTAACCTTTAAAATGGCCCGCAAGGAGGAACTTTGGTTCCATGCCAAAGACATTCCTGGAAGCCACGTCGTCATATCAGGTAATCTTGACCCATCTGATGAAGTCAAGACAGACGCAGCAGAACTGGCCGCCTACTTCTCTCAAGGTCGCCTGTCAAATCTGGTCCAGGTAGATATGATTGAAGTCAAGAAACTCAACAAACCAACTGGTGGAAAACCCGGCTTTGTCACTTACACAGGGCAAAAGACCCTCCGTGTCACACCAGACCCAGAAAAAATTGCATCCATGAAAAAATCCTGA